GCGGCATCCACCGCCGCGCCGTCCCGCTGCGCCTTCCACTCCTTCAGCGCCGCCACGGCGTGCTGCTCGACCGCCGGGTCCACGGTCTGGATGGCCGCGTCCAGGTCGGCGGTCAGCGGGTTCGGCTCGGTCTCGGTGAACTTGTTCACGCCCACCACGACCATCTCACCGGACTCGATCTTCGCGCGCCGCTCGGCGTGCGCCCCGACCAGCTGCGCCTTCAGATAGCCGGACTCCACGGCCGCCACGACGCCGCCGAGCTCCTCGATCCGCTCGATCTCGGCCCAGGCCGCCTCGGCGATCTCGTCGGTCTTGGCCTCGACCACCTTCGAGCCGGCGAACAGGTCGGGGTACTCCAGCAGGTCCGACTCGTAGGCCAGCACCTGCTGCATGCGCAGCGACCACTGCTGGTCCCAGGGCCGCGGCAGGCCGAGCGCCTCGTTCCAGGCCGGCAGCTGCACGGCGCGCGCCCGCGCGTCCTTGGAGAGCGTCACGGCCAGCATCTCCAACAGGATCCGCTGCACGTTGTTCTCCGGCTGCGCCTCGGTCAGGCCCAGCGAGTTGACCTGGACGCCGTAGCGGAAGCGGCGCAGCTTCTCGTCCGTGACGCCGTAGCGCTCGCGCGTGACGCGGTCCCAGAGCCCTGCGAAGGCGCGCAGCTTGCACATCTCCTCGACGAAGCGCACGCCGGCGTTGACGAAGAACGAGATACGGCCGACCACCTGGCCGAAGTCCTCCGGCGCCACCTGCCCGGAGTCGCGCACGCCGTCGAGCACGGCGATCGCCGTGGACAGCGCGTAGGCGACCTCCTGCACCGGCTGCGCGCCGGCCTCCTGCAGGTGGTAGGAGCAGATGTTGATCGGGTTCCACTTGGGCAGGTTCGCCACGGTGTAGGCGATGGTGTCGGTGATCAGCCGCAGCGAGGGGCCGGGCGGGAAGATGTAGGTCCCGCGCGACAGGTACTCCTTGACGATGTCGTTCTGCGTGGTGCCGGACAGCGCGGCGATGTCGGCACCCTGTTCCTCGGCGGCGACCTGGTACAGCGCCAGCAGCCACATGGCCGGGGCGTTGATGGTCATCGAGGTGTTCATCCGCTCCAGCGGGATGCCGTCGAACAGCGCGCGCATGTCCCCCAGGTGCGAGACCGGAACGCCGACCTTGCCGACCTCGCCGCGGGCCAGCACCGAGTCCGGGTCGTAGCCGGTCTGGGTGGGCAGGTCGAACGCGACCGACAGACCGGTCTGGCCCTTGGCCAGGTTCCTGCGATACAGGGCGTTGGACTCGGCCGGAGTCGAGTGGCCGGCGTAGGTCCGCATCACCCAGGGACGGTCTCGCTCGACAGATCCGTCATGCCCGGAGGATTCGTGTCGACCAGAAGAGCTGTCGCGCTCGGTCACGGGGGCTCCCAAATGGATGGTGTCGCCGCCCGGGGAGAGGTCGGCGCCTTGGACCGGAGCCTACTGACGGGTAACCGGAGTGTCACCGGTGACCTTGCGCACACCGGGGCCCGGGTTCGCACAGCCGCTAGTATCTCGACATCAAGCTTCTTGACATCGAGCGACATCCTGCGTCACACTCCACAGGGACCTGCAGGGCTGACACTAGGGGTGGGACATGCGGTGGGGCAGGAGCCAATCGGCGGGCAGTGGCATCGGGGCCGACGGCACGGGGCGCCGGGACGATGCCGCCACGACCGCCGAGGACGCTCCGAAGCGCGCCGGGACCATCGCCCAGCTGCGTAACCCGCCTGGCGGAAGCGACGCCCGGCGGATGCTCGCGGCACTGTTCCTGGACCGGGTCGGAAACGGCGTGTGGTCCTCGGCGCTGGTGCTGTATTTCAGCGTCGTGTCCCACCTGAGCGCGGGCCGGATCGGCGCCCTGCTGGGCATCGCCGGCCTGGTCGGCATCGCCGGCGCGCCGGTCGCCGGAGCGCTGGCCGAGCGGTACCCGGTGCGCACGATCCTGGTGGCGTGCCACCTGATCAGGGTCCTGACGCTGTGCGCGGTGCCGCTGTGCCACGGCTTCGCACCGCTGCTGGCGGTCACGACCGCGACGACGCTGTGCGACCGCGGGTCGAAGACCATGGAGATCGTGTTCGCCGGCCAAGCCGCCGGCGAGCAGCGCGCGACGTACCGGGCGCTGTCGCGGGTGGTGATGAACGCCGCGTACGCACTCGGCGCGGGACTCTCGGCGATCGCGGTGGCGGTGGGGACCAGCGGGGTGTACGAGGCCGTCGTGGTCGGGAACGGGCTTTCGTACCTGGCGGTGGCGGCGCTGGTGATGCGGACTAAGCGGCGGGAGCCGAGCCATGTTGCCGCTGCCGCTGGCGACGGCGCGAAGAACCCGAAGCCGCGCGGCCGCAATCCGTGGCGCGACCCGGGCTACCTGCTGTTCGTCCTGCTCGACGTCTTCCTCAACCTGGACGACGCGATCCTGATGGTCGGCGTCCCGCTGTGGGCCGTGACCCGCACCGACGCCCCGCACGCGGTGATCCCAGCGGTCATGGTGATCAACACCCTGATGTGCGTGTTCCTCCAGATGCCGGTCTCGTCCCGGGTGGCCGGCGCCCGGGCTGCGGCGCGTGCGGCGTGCTGGTACGGCGTGGCGCTGCTGGCGGGCTGCGCGCTGATCGCCGGATCCAGCCACGGCGGCGCGGTCGTCGCGACGGTGACGCTGTTGCTGGCCGCGGTGGTGGTCACGGCGGCGGAACTGGTGCGCTCGCTGGTGTCCTGGGAACTGGCAGTGTCGCTGGCACCAGCGGACGCTCAGGCCTCGTACTTGGGCGTGGCGGGGATGGCGCAGGCGATCGAGCGCTCCGCGGGGCCGGTGGCACTGTCCACAGTCGTACTGGCCGCCGGGCCCGTCGGATGGCTCGGCCTCGGCGCGGCGGTGACCGGGCTCGGGGTGGTGCAGCGAGCGGCCAGCCTGCGGCGGCTGGACCAGAAGGCGGTGCTGGCGACCGGTGGTGCGGCGGCTGCGGCGGCTTGATGCGGGCTGGTGCGGCTGCTTCTAGCGCGCGATGCGGTCTGGTGCGGCTTGGTTTGGCGCGCGGCGCGGCTTGGGTTCTGGCGCGGCCCAGCCCGGTGGTGCGAGGGCAGGGCGCGGGATGCGGCTTGGTTCTGGCGCGGCGCGGCCCGACGGTGGTGCGAGGTGCTGTGGTGCGGGGGCGGAGCCCATTGATGAGGGTGCGGGGTGGTGCGGGGTGCGAGGTGGTGCTGCGACTGGCTCTAGCGCGCGGCGCGCCAGTCACTCTCCAGCATCGCCATCACGGCGGCGTCGATCCACTCGCCGTCCCAGAGCAGCGCCTCGCGCTTGGTCCCCTCCAGGATGAAGCCGACCTTCTCGTAGACGTGCCGGGCGCGCGGGTTGAAGGCGTAGACGTCCAGCTCGACCCGGTGGATCCCAACGGTCTCGAACGCGTGCCGTAGCACCAGCCGCGTCGCCTCGGTCCCGTATCCACGTCCGAAGACTCGCGCGCCGACCAGTGAGATTCGGAAGCCGCAGGAGCGGTTCTCGGCGTGCAGGTCGTTCAGGACCACCTCGCCGACGTACGTGCCCGTCTCGTTTTCGACGATGGCCAGGTCCAGACGGTCGGCGTGGTCGGCGCGGGTGGCGTACCAGCGCCGGGCGGCTTCGGGGTCGAGGTCGGCGCGGGTGGCGGTCAGGCGGGTGCTCTCCGGATCGGCCAGGAGTTCCAGGAGGCCGGGGGCGTCCTCGGCGGTCACGGGGCGGAGGGTGACCCGGTCGCCGGCCAGGACCGGCTTCTCGGCGAACGAAAGCGTCATGATCGCGATCCTGGCAGGAAACAGCTGTGGCGGCCGCCGATTTTCGTTCCATCGGCGGCCGCGGTACAGCGCGTATCAGTAGCTGTAGAAGCCCTTGCCCGACTTCCGCCCGAGGTCCCCGGCGGTCACCATCCGGTTCAGGAGCTCCGGCGGGCTGAACTTCTCGTCCTGGGTCTCGGTGTAGATGTTCTGCGTCGCGTTGCGCAGGATGTCCACGCCGGTCAGGTCGGTGGTGGCCAGCGGGCCCATGGCGTGGCCGAAACCGAGCTTGCAGGCGGTGTCGATGTCCTCGGCGGTGGCCACGCCCGACTCGTACAGCTTGACCGCCTCGACCACCAGCGCGGCGATCAGGCGGGTGGTGACGAAGCCGGCGACGTCGCGGTTCACCACGATGCAGGTCTTGCCGACCTCCTCGGCGAAGGCGCGGGCCCGGGCCAGGGTCTCGTCGGAGGTCTTGTAGCCGCGGACCAGCTCGCACAGCTGCATCATCGGGACCGGGGAGAAGAAGTGGGTGCCGACCACGTCCTGGGGGCGGGAGGTGACCGCGGCGATCTGGGTGATCGGGATCGCCGAGGTGTTGGTGGCCAGGACCGCGCCGGGCTTGGCCAGCTTGTCCAGCTCGCGGAAGATCTCCTGCTTGACCTCGATGTTCTCGAACACCGCCTCGACGATCACGTCGGCGTCGGCGACCGCCTCGGCCAGGTCGGTGGTCGTGGTGATGCGGCCCATCGCGGCCTCCACCTCGTCGGCGGTGTAGCGGCCCTTGGAAGCGAACTTCTCCAGCGAGGCGCGGATGCCGTCGACGCCGCGCTTGAGGGCGGCGTCGGTCACGTCGCGGACCGCCACCTCGTACCCGGCGGCCGCGGCCACCTGCGCGATCCCCGAACCCATCAGACCGGCGCCGATGACGGCCAGCTTCTTCGACACTGCGCTACCTCATGCTTCACAAGGGGTGATTTGCTTGGACGTCCAAAAAGATAACGCGGGGTCGCCCAAGCTCGGCGCGGACGGCAGCGTAACGCTCGTCACGGGTGGCGGCGCCGGCCTGCGGTGGCCGGCGGCGCCTGCTCATCACGGGTACGGGTCGGGGTCCGGCTCGCGCTCGATCTGCGCCCCGAGCGAGCGCAGCTGCGTCACCAGGCCCTGGTACCCGCGGTCGATGTGCCGCACGTCGGACACCGTGGTGTGCCCGTCGGCGACCAGCCCGGCCAGCACCAGTCCGGCCCCGGCCCGGATGTCGGTGGCCCGCACCGGCGCCCCGGACAGCCGCTCGACGCCGCGGATGATCGCGTGGTGTCCCTCGGTGCGGACCGAGGCGCCGAGGCGCGCCAGCTCCTGGAGGAACACGAAGCGCGCGTCGAACAGGTTCTCGGTGACCATCGAGGTGCCCTCGGCGATCGAGTTCATCGCGGCGAACAGCGGCTGCAGGTCGGTGGCGAAGCCCGGGTAGGGCAGGGTGATGATGTCGACGGCCTTCGGGCGCCGGTCCATGGACACCCGGAAGCCGGTCTCGTCCGGAACGACCGTCGCGCCGGCCTGCGTCAGCTTGTCCAGGGCGATCTCCAGGTGCGCCGCGTTGCCGCCGTCGACCCGCACGTCGCCGCGGGTCATGGTGGCCGCGACCGCGAACATCCCGGCCACGATGCGGTCGGCCACCACCAGGTGCGGCGACGGCGCCGGGGTCAGCGTGTCCACGCCCTCGATGACCAGCGTGGAGCTCCCGGCGCCGTCGATCTTGGCGCCCATCGAGGCCAGCAGCGAGCAGATGTCGACGATCTCCGGCTCGCGCGCAGCGTTGTCGATGACCGTGGTCCCGCGGGCCAGCACGGCGGCCATCAGGATGTTCTCGGTGGCGCCGACGCTCGGGAAGTCGAGCAGGATGCTCGCGCCGGTCAGGCCCTTGGGCGCCGAGGCGACCAGGAAGCCGTGCTCCTGGGAGATGTCGGCGCCGAGCCGCTCCAGGCCGTCGATGTGCATGTCCAGCCCGCGCGAGCCGATGGCGTCGCCGCCGGGGTAGGACACCTTGGCCTCGCCCTGCCGCGCCAGCAGCGGGCCCAGCACGCAGATCGACGCGCGCAGCCGGCGCACCAGGTCGTAGTCGGCCTCGGTGCGCGGATCGGCGGGCACGTCGATGACGATGGTCGAGCCCTTCTGCGGCCCGTCCTCCCGCTCCGGACCGGGCTCCCAGTCCAGTTTCACGTCGCAGCCCAGCCGCCGCAGCAGCTCGGCCATCAGCTCGACGTCCAGAATGCGCGGGACGCCCCGCAGCTCGGTCCGGCCCTCGGCCAGCAGGGCGACGGCCATCAGCTTCAGCGCGCTGTTCTTCGCGCCGCACACCGCGACCTCACCCGCCAGGCGGGCCCCTCCGGCAACTTTGAAACGCTCCACGACCGGCCATCCTGGCACACTCCGCTACCGCCTCCGGGTGACCGGCAGGCAACCTGCGGCTTTCGATTCGCGTCTTCGTAGTCGCCATGGACACCTGGGACAACGCGCAGCCTGACCGTGATCAGCCGATCGGCGGTGCTTCGGCCTTGCCGGAGGAGAGTTCGGGGGGTGGCTCCGGAGCGGTTCCGGGGGGCGCTTCGAGGGCTTCGGGGGACGCTTCGGCGAACGCCTCGGGGGCGGCACCGGAGGCGTCGGACGCTGCCAAGCCCGCATCCGGCCCCAGCTCCAGCCCCAGCCCCAGCGCGCAACCGTCCGATCCGGCCAGGCAGGCGTCCCCGGATCTGCACTACGCGTTGAGCCTGATCGCCGACGAGTTCGCCTCGGCTCCGCGCAACGACATCCTCCCCCGGGTGATGGCGCGGGCCACCCGGATCCGTCGGCGGCGGCGCGTCCTGCGGGCCGGTTCGGCGACGGCGGTGCTGGTGGTGGCGGCGCTCCTCGGGCCGTCGATCGCCTCGGAGCTGGGAGTGCGCGGCGGCGACGCGTCGGCCGCGCCGCCGCCGGCCGCGATCGAGGACCTGACCAGCGCGTACCCGATGCCGACCGCGCTGCAGGACGACAAGGTGATGGCGGCGACGCCGGCCCTGCCCGCGAACGCGCTGCCCTGGCCGAGCCGCGGCACGCCGCTGCCGGCGCAGGCGGTGGAGGTGGCGAAGTCGTACTTGCAGGACCAGGCCGGACGCTCGGCGGCGCCGGGCACCAAGGCCGCGACGACCGCGACCGTGGCGCCGCTGTGGTCGCAGGTGGACGAGGACACGACGACGGCGCCCACCACGGCCGGGCACGGCGCGACGGCGAAGGTGGTGCCGCAGCCCGCATACAAGACCTGGCTCTACGTGATGCAGGGATGGACGACCGGGGCGGACGGAGTGCCGTCGCAGGCGCAGCTGCTGGTCGGGGACTACACGCTTACGGAGAGAGCGGCGGGCGGCTCGGCGAGCGGGGCGTCGGGCGAGTCGTCAAGCATGTCGGTGTACGCGGCCCCGGTGACGTTCGCGCACGCGCGGCCGGGATCGAGCGACGACACCGACGACGCGCAGCAGATCGCCGAACTGTCGGTGTTCCTGCCGCAGAGCAACCGGCTGGTGGTGCTGGGGGCGCCGCAGACGAAGACGGTGCTGTACGCGAAGACCGGCGGAGATCTGATCCCGCAGAAGACCGACGACGGGGTCGCGGTGTTCCCGCGGACGCACCGGTTGGTGAAGGGGCAGTACGCGGACACGATCCAGGTGCGCGACGCGAACAACGTCGCGCTGACGCCGCCGAAGGCTTGGAGCGCCGGCGACTATCAGCTCAC
This window of the Catenulispora sp. EB89 genome carries:
- a CDS encoding protein meaA; this encodes MRTYAGHSTPAESNALYRRNLAKGQTGLSVAFDLPTQTGYDPDSVLARGEVGKVGVPVSHLGDMRALFDGIPLERMNTSMTINAPAMWLLALYQVAAEEQGADIAALSGTTQNDIVKEYLSRGTYIFPPGPSLRLITDTIAYTVANLPKWNPINICSYHLQEAGAQPVQEVAYALSTAIAVLDGVRDSGQVAPEDFGQVVGRISFFVNAGVRFVEEMCKLRAFAGLWDRVTRERYGVTDEKLRRFRYGVQVNSLGLTEAQPENNVQRILLEMLAVTLSKDARARAVQLPAWNEALGLPRPWDQQWSLRMQQVLAYESDLLEYPDLFAGSKVVEAKTDEIAEAAWAEIERIEELGGVVAAVESGYLKAQLVGAHAERRAKIESGEMVVVGVNKFTETEPNPLTADLDAAIQTVDPAVEQHAVAALKEWKAQRDGAAVDAALARLRQEAATDVNLMDATLECVRAGVTTGEWTGVLREVFGEFRAPTGVSGSVGTAIPSEELVVLRAEVDQASAELGRRLRLLVGKPGLDGHSNGAEQIAVRARDAGFEVVYQGIRLTPAQIAAAAVAEDVHCVGLSVLSGSHLQLVPEVLTELRAAGAGSVPVVVGGIIPDADARALREAGVAAVFTPKDFGITQILHTIVEEIRRAGSVAV
- a CDS encoding MFS transporter → MRWGRSQSAGSGIGADGTGRRDDAATTAEDAPKRAGTIAQLRNPPGGSDARRMLAALFLDRVGNGVWSSALVLYFSVVSHLSAGRIGALLGIAGLVGIAGAPVAGALAERYPVRTILVACHLIRVLTLCAVPLCHGFAPLLAVTTATTLCDRGSKTMEIVFAGQAAGEQRATYRALSRVVMNAAYALGAGLSAIAVAVGTSGVYEAVVVGNGLSYLAVAALVMRTKRREPSHVAAAAGDGAKNPKPRGRNPWRDPGYLLFVLLDVFLNLDDAILMVGVPLWAVTRTDAPHAVIPAVMVINTLMCVFLQMPVSSRVAGARAAARAACWYGVALLAGCALIAGSSHGGAVVATVTLLLAAVVVTAAELVRSLVSWELAVSLAPADAQASYLGVAGMAQAIERSAGPVALSTVVLAAGPVGWLGLGAAVTGLGVVQRAASLRRLDQKAVLATGGAAAAAA
- a CDS encoding GNAT family N-acetyltransferase; its protein translation is MTLSFAEKPVLAGDRVTLRPVTAEDAPGLLELLADPESTRLTATRADLDPEAARRWYATRADHADRLDLAIVENETGTYVGEVVLNDLHAENRSCGFRISLVGARVFGRGYGTEATRLVLRHAFETVGIHRVELDVYAFNPRARHVYEKVGFILEGTKREALLWDGEWIDAAVMAMLESDWRAAR
- a CDS encoding 3-hydroxyacyl-CoA dehydrogenase family protein codes for the protein MSKKLAVIGAGLMGSGIAQVAAAAGYEVAVRDVTDAALKRGVDGIRASLEKFASKGRYTADEVEAAMGRITTTTDLAEAVADADVIVEAVFENIEVKQEIFRELDKLAKPGAVLATNTSAIPITQIAAVTSRPQDVVGTHFFSPVPMMQLCELVRGYKTSDETLARARAFAEEVGKTCIVVNRDVAGFVTTRLIAALVVEAVKLYESGVATAEDIDTACKLGFGHAMGPLATTDLTGVDILRNATQNIYTETQDEKFSPPELLNRMVTAGDLGRKSGKGFYSY
- the murA gene encoding UDP-N-acetylglucosamine 1-carboxyvinyltransferase, producing MERFKVAGGARLAGEVAVCGAKNSALKLMAVALLAEGRTELRGVPRILDVELMAELLRRLGCDVKLDWEPGPEREDGPQKGSTIVIDVPADPRTEADYDLVRRLRASICVLGPLLARQGEAKVSYPGGDAIGSRGLDMHIDGLERLGADISQEHGFLVASAPKGLTGASILLDFPSVGATENILMAAVLARGTTVIDNAAREPEIVDICSLLASMGAKIDGAGSSTLVIEGVDTLTPAPSPHLVVADRIVAGMFAVAATMTRGDVRVDGGNAAHLEIALDKLTQAGATVVPDETGFRVSMDRRPKAVDIITLPYPGFATDLQPLFAAMNSIAEGTSMVTENLFDARFVFLQELARLGASVRTEGHHAIIRGVERLSGAPVRATDIRAGAGLVLAGLVADGHTTVSDVRHIDRGYQGLVTQLRSLGAQIEREPDPDPYP